Proteins encoded by one window of Dietzia sp. B32:
- a CDS encoding LLM class F420-dependent oxidoreductase, with protein sequence MRIGMALNYSGGFAETAAEAADLERAGLDIAFVPEAYSFDAVSQLGYLAAKTSTMELASGILQIYTRTPTLTAMTAAGLDFVSDGRFTLGLGASGPQVVEGFHGVKYDAPLARTREIIEICRKVWRREKVVHDGKKYQIPLPADQGTGLGKPLKLINHPVREDIPIILAALGPKNVELAAEVANGWQPLFFHPEKADVAWGDALAKGREKRDPSLGELEVYAGPALAICEESEVPGYLDFVRPHLALYIGGMGARGKNFYNELACRYGYEAEAARIQDLYLDGKKEEAAAAVPDELVRSVSLIGPAGYVAERVEAFREAGATTLTVTPMALDAPGRLRLVEQFRELC encoded by the coding sequence ATGCGCATCGGAATGGCTCTCAACTACAGCGGCGGGTTCGCCGAGACGGCCGCGGAGGCCGCCGACCTCGAGCGGGCGGGACTGGACATCGCGTTCGTCCCCGAGGCCTACTCGTTCGACGCGGTGAGCCAGCTGGGCTACCTCGCGGCCAAGACGTCCACCATGGAGCTGGCCTCGGGGATCCTGCAGATCTACACGCGCACGCCGACCCTGACCGCGATGACCGCGGCCGGCCTGGACTTCGTCTCCGACGGCCGCTTCACCCTCGGCCTGGGCGCCTCCGGGCCGCAGGTGGTCGAGGGTTTCCACGGCGTGAAGTACGACGCGCCGCTGGCCCGGACGCGGGAGATCATCGAGATCTGCCGCAAGGTGTGGCGCCGCGAGAAGGTCGTCCACGACGGGAAGAAGTACCAGATCCCCCTGCCCGCCGATCAGGGCACCGGCCTGGGCAAGCCGCTCAAGCTCATCAACCACCCCGTGCGCGAGGACATCCCGATCATCCTCGCCGCCCTGGGACCGAAGAACGTCGAGCTCGCGGCCGAGGTCGCGAACGGCTGGCAACCGCTGTTCTTCCACCCGGAGAAGGCGGACGTGGCGTGGGGTGACGCGCTGGCCAAGGGCCGGGAGAAGCGTGATCCTTCGCTGGGCGAGCTCGAGGTCTACGCGGGGCCGGCACTGGCGATCTGCGAGGAGAGCGAGGTTCCGGGTTACCTGGACTTCGTGCGCCCGCACCTGGCCCTCTACATCGGTGGCATGGGTGCACGCGGCAAGAACTTCTACAACGAGCTCGCCTGCCGCTACGGCTACGAGGCCGAGGCCGCCCGGATCCAGGACCTGTACCTGGACGGCAAGAAGGAGGAGGCCGCCGCGGCCGTGCCCGACGAGTTGGTCCGCTCGGTCTCGCTGATCGGCCCGGCGGGGTACGTGGCCGAGCGCGTCGAGGCGTTCCGCGAGGCCGGGGCCACGACCCTCACCGTCACCCCGATGGCGCTCGACGCCCCGGGTCGTCTCCGGCTGGTGGAGCAGTTCCGCGAGCTCTGCTGA
- a CDS encoding glycerate kinase encodes MYLPDRILVAPSGFKESLDAIEVADAIAAGVRRALPGVHVSTLPVPDGGEGTVSILAATTGGVTTETVVTGPVGLPVTATWVMLGGSGPRTAVIEMAAAAGLSLVPHDLRDPGETTTRGVGELIAAALDAGADRIVVGCGDSGTCDGGVGALAALGALILDDDDEVLPDGGRHLHRVARVDLSPVHPRLARVPVELACNATNVLCGPRGVARVFGPQKGATPHQVSHLERGLERWADVLRRDGVGAPGGLDLRTGAGTGASGGLGAGLAGGLGAVLRSRFDTLLTPDLLGADLDAEISAADLVITAEGAIDFQTPRGKVPAEVARRAGLAGVPVMAIAGSLGRGAPDVHDIGIGAVTSIMAVPMPLADAVAQGRRLLVEATERSMRMLQLGAAVSRRAGDRVA; translated from the coding sequence ATGTACCTGCCCGATCGCATTCTCGTCGCCCCGTCCGGCTTCAAGGAGTCCCTCGACGCCATCGAGGTGGCCGACGCCATCGCCGCCGGGGTCCGCCGCGCATTGCCGGGGGTGCACGTCTCGACGCTGCCGGTGCCCGACGGTGGGGAGGGGACCGTGTCGATCCTCGCCGCCACGACCGGTGGCGTGACGACCGAGACGGTGGTCACCGGTCCCGTGGGGCTCCCGGTCACGGCGACGTGGGTGATGCTCGGCGGGAGCGGGCCGCGCACCGCGGTCATCGAGATGGCCGCGGCAGCCGGGCTGTCGCTCGTGCCGCACGACCTGCGGGATCCGGGCGAGACCACGACGCGTGGCGTGGGCGAGCTCATCGCCGCCGCGCTGGACGCCGGTGCCGACCGGATCGTGGTGGGCTGCGGCGACTCCGGGACGTGTGACGGCGGGGTCGGGGCCCTCGCCGCGCTCGGGGCGCTGATCCTCGACGACGACGACGAGGTGCTCCCCGACGGTGGCCGTCACCTCCACCGGGTGGCGCGCGTGGACCTGTCCCCTGTGCATCCGCGGCTGGCCCGCGTGCCCGTCGAGCTGGCCTGCAATGCGACCAACGTCCTGTGCGGACCCCGCGGGGTGGCCCGCGTGTTCGGCCCGCAGAAGGGGGCGACCCCGCACCAGGTCTCACACCTCGAGCGGGGACTGGAACGGTGGGCCGACGTGCTCCGGCGCGACGGGGTGGGCGCCCCCGGTGGGCTCGACCTGCGGACGGGAGCCGGGACCGGTGCGTCCGGCGGGCTCGGGGCCGGCCTGGCAGGTGGGCTCGGTGCGGTACTGCGCTCCCGATTCGACACCCTGCTCACCCCGGACCTGCTCGGGGCGGACCTGGACGCCGAGATCTCCGCCGCCGACCTGGTGATCACCGCCGAGGGGGCGATCGACTTCCAGACGCCCCGGGGCAAGGTGCCCGCCGAGGTGGCGCGCCGCGCCGGGCTGGCCGGAGTGCCGGTGATGGCGATCGCCGGGTCGCTGGGCCGGGGGGCGCCGGATGTCCACGACATCGGCATCGGTGCCGTCACCTCGATCATGGCGGTCCCCATGCCCCTGGCCGACGCCGTCGCCCAGGGTCGACGACTGCTGGTCGAGGCCACCGAGCGGTCGATGCGCATGCTCCAGCTCGGGGCTGCGGTGTCCCGGCGGGCCGGGGACCGCGTGGCCTGA
- a CDS encoding SLC13 family permease → MTTTVHHRTPGPGGSSPHARSTPRRGLRPSSFRPSTRVLRAAVAALVLAAGVVALAVAGPDAGASAIPTLTVFAAAAWFWVFTDVDDTFVALGAAVVLTVLGISDPDALFGSLGDDTMWLLIAAFIIAFAVSASGLATRAAVFVVTGARGPRSLVHLLTAALLATAFAVPATSGRAALALPVFLALARVLADRPALVRMLALLFPTVILLSAVASLIGAGAHLITVQLLTTAGHEGLDFANWLILGLPLALVSSHLAAELVLLLFTTSEERGRGLQIGVSEFEAAGAGRVTGPLTVQQSRTVLLLAAMIVLWSTEALHGAPPALIALIGALVVTSPRYGGVELGDAVKKIPWALLLFMAATVTLGHALGTSGAADLLARVALGRVPDSGPVAGAVFVVAVVVVSALSHLVIQSRSARSAVLVPIVLSLAPGVGVSPVAAALLSTAAAGLCHTLPSSAKPVTIFAGVVDVPTFERRDLLRLSAWLTPLMCVVFLAFAWWVWPVLGLPLFLS, encoded by the coding sequence GTGACCACCACCGTCCACCACCGGACCCCGGGGCCCGGTGGGTCGTCCCCGCATGCCCGCAGCACCCCGCGGCGCGGGCTCCGGCCGAGCTCTTTCCGGCCATCCACGCGGGTGCTCCGCGCGGCCGTCGCCGCCCTGGTCCTCGCCGCCGGTGTCGTCGCGCTCGCCGTGGCCGGCCCCGACGCCGGGGCGTCCGCGATCCCCACCCTCACCGTGTTCGCGGCGGCGGCGTGGTTCTGGGTGTTCACCGATGTCGACGACACGTTCGTCGCGCTGGGAGCGGCCGTCGTCCTCACCGTTCTGGGCATCTCCGACCCCGACGCCCTGTTCGGGTCCCTCGGCGACGACACGATGTGGCTGCTCATCGCGGCGTTCATCATCGCGTTCGCGGTGTCCGCGTCGGGACTCGCCACCCGGGCGGCGGTGTTCGTGGTGACCGGTGCCCGCGGGCCGCGGAGCCTGGTGCACCTGCTCACCGCCGCGCTCTTGGCGACGGCGTTCGCCGTCCCCGCCACGTCCGGGCGGGCCGCGCTCGCGTTGCCGGTCTTCCTGGCGCTGGCCAGGGTGCTCGCGGACCGGCCGGCGCTCGTGCGGATGCTGGCACTGCTGTTCCCCACGGTGATCCTGCTGTCCGCCGTCGCTTCGCTCATCGGGGCCGGCGCCCACCTCATCACCGTGCAGTTGCTCACCACCGCCGGCCACGAGGGGCTCGACTTCGCGAACTGGCTGATCCTCGGACTGCCGCTGGCGCTGGTCTCCTCGCACCTGGCCGCCGAACTCGTCCTCCTGCTGTTCACCACCTCCGAGGAACGCGGCCGCGGGCTGCAGATCGGGGTGTCGGAGTTCGAGGCCGCCGGCGCGGGCCGGGTGACGGGTCCGCTCACGGTCCAGCAGTCCCGCACCGTGTTGTTGCTCGCGGCGATGATCGTGCTGTGGTCCACCGAGGCACTCCACGGGGCGCCACCGGCGTTGATCGCCCTGATCGGCGCCCTGGTGGTGACGTCCCCGCGCTACGGCGGGGTCGAGCTGGGGGACGCGGTGAAGAAGATCCCGTGGGCCCTGCTGCTCTTCATGGCGGCCACCGTCACGCTCGGCCACGCCCTGGGCACGTCCGGCGCGGCGGACCTGCTCGCCCGGGTCGCCCTGGGTCGGGTGCCGGACTCCGGGCCGGTCGCCGGCGCGGTGTTCGTGGTGGCAGTGGTGGTGGTCTCCGCCCTGTCGCACCTGGTGATCCAGTCGCGCTCGGCCCGGTCCGCGGTCCTCGTGCCGATCGTCCTGTCACTCGCGCCGGGAGTGGGCGTGTCCCCGGTTGCGGCCGCCCTGTTGTCGACCGCCGCCGCGGGCCTCTGCCACACGCTGCCGTCCTCCGCCAAGCCGGTGACGATCTTCGCGGGTGTGGTCGACGTGCCCACGTTCGAACGTCGTGACCTGCTCCGACTGTCCGCCTGGCTCACCCCGCTGATGTGTGTGGTGTTCCTGGCTTTCGCCTGGTGGGTGTGGCCCGTCCTGGGCCTGCCCCTATTCCTGTCCTGA